CGGGCGCTGGTCGACATCGGCGACGACGTGCAGGTGGTCGCCGTGTGCGGCCGCAACGAGCGGCTGGCCGAGCGGTTGGCGGCCCTGGAGGTGCCGCCGGGGCGCCTGCTGGTGCGGGGCTGGGTCGACGACATGCCCACGCTGCTGCGGGCCGCCCGCCTGCTGGTGACCAACGCCGGCGGGGCGACCGCCCTGGAGGCCCTGGCCACCGGCACGCCGATCGTGATGTACCGGCCGATCGCCGCGCACGGGGCGGCCAACGCGGCGTTGATGGCCGCCGCGGGGCTGGCCGAGACGGCACACACCCCGCAGACGCTGGTGTCCGGGGTCCGCACCCGGCTGCGCCAACCGGCCCGGCCGGTGTTGGCGCCGTCCGAGGCGTGGCTGCCGGATCTCGGCCTGCCCGCGGTCGCCCGGTCCCGACAGCCCGACGGCGGCCCCACCGGGCCGTACGGCGGGGGCGGCGGCGGTCGTGGCGGGCCCGACGGTCAGCGGGCGGGGTCGGCCGCGAGCCGCCTCCGGCGCCGCGGCGGCCGCGGCCAGGCGAGCTGGCCGCTGCGCGCGCAGGACGCGTTCTTCCGGCACGTCCAGACCCCGTCGGAGGCCCAGCAGATCGGTACGGTCCTGGAGCTCGGCCCGCGCCCCGACGGCGGGCCGTTGACCGGGGCCGAGCTGACCCGCCTGCTGGCCGGGCGGTTGCCGGCGATCACGACCCTGCGCCGCCGCCTCGTCGACCGGGGCCGCTGGCGTCGGCCGGGTTGGGTGGTCGACGGCTTCGTCGACGCGGCCGCGCACATCGACGAGGTCCACGTCCGGCCCGGAGACGACGGGAGCGCGGTGATCGACGCGTTCTGGTCCGACCCGCTGCCCCTGAACCGCCCGCCCTGGCGGATGGTGCTGGTCCGCGGCCTGCCGGACGGCCACACCCGGCTGGCCGTCAAGATGCACCACAGCCTGGGCGACGGCCTGAGCGTCATCGCCGTACTGCAACGGCTGATCGACATGGACGAGCCGGCCGGCGCGGCGCGGGAGGCCGTGCCCCCTCGCGGGACAGCTCGGCCGACCGCCACCCGGTTGGGCAACGCCCCCGAACGGGCCGGCCTGGACCGGACCCGGGAGGCCGCCCGCCTGGTCGGGCGCACGATCCGAGGGCTGGCCCGGCTGGCCGCGCAGGGCTCCGCGCCGCGTACGCCGCTCAACCGTCCGCTCGCCTCGCCGCGTCGTCGGCTGGTGACCGCCACGCTGCCGGCGCCGGACGTGCTGCGGGCGGCCCGCGCGTGCCACGCCCACGCGAGTGAACTCATGCTGGCGCTCACCGCCGGCGCGCTGGCAACGGCGCACCCGGCGCCCGCGCCGGACCGGCTGCGGGCGATGTTCGCGGTGTCCCACGACCCACGACGGCGCGCGCCCACCCAGGGCAACTGGACGGGAGCGGTGACCCTCGACCTGCCGCTGGTGCCGATGCCGGCGACCGCGCGCATCACCGCGGTCCGGCGGGCCCTGCGCGAGGCGCTGGCCAGCGGTGAGGCCGAGGCCGCCGGGCTCGTCATGCGGGCCATGGGCGCCCTGCCCGCGCCGGTGCACGCCGCGCTGGCCCGACGCGTCTACACGAGCCGCC
This genomic stretch from Micromonospora krabiensis harbors:
- a CDS encoding wax ester/triacylglycerol synthase domain-containing protein — encoded protein: MSAPGQPDYGEPVARRVLVVSADIGGGHDATGRALEERVHALWPGSRVGWVDTLEVMGPGVGRGFRRTYVTNVGMTPWLYEFFWASLWRHRWFAVAAKWFTGAWAGRRLAPVIEAFDPDLIVSTYPLGSAGLAWLRRRRGLGVPVGAWVSDFAPHPFWVYSDLDLNVVVHPAALPVAAVAAAGAPLGVCAPPVLETFHPGDRVEAARRCDLDPERSAVVVACGSYGFGSVEEAIRALVDIGDDVQVVAVCGRNERLAERLAALEVPPGRLLVRGWVDDMPTLLRAARLLVTNAGGATALEALATGTPIVMYRPIAAHGAANAALMAAAGLAETAHTPQTLVSGVRTRLRQPARPVLAPSEAWLPDLGLPAVARSRQPDGGPTGPYGGGGGGRGGPDGQRAGSAASRLRRRGGRGQASWPLRAQDAFFRHVQTPSEAQQIGTVLELGPRPDGGPLTGAELTRLLAGRLPAITTLRRRLVDRGRWRRPGWVVDGFVDAAAHIDEVHVRPGDDGSAVIDAFWSDPLPLNRPPWRMVLVRGLPDGHTRLAVKMHHSLGDGLSVIAVLQRLIDMDEPAGAAREAVPPRGTARPTATRLGNAPERAGLDRTREAARLVGRTIRGLARLAAQGSAPRTPLNRPLASPRRRLVTATLPAPDVLRAARACHAHASELMLALTAGALATAHPAPAPDRLRAMFAVSHDPRRRAPTQGNWTGAVTLDLPLVPMPATARITAVRRALREALASGEAEAAGLVMRAMGALPAPVHAALARRVYTSRRLNVVVSYVPALFQARLVGGAPIRSATPVVALADGVHLGIGVLRRGNGFEIGLILNEALTDVGEAFAVALRGGLDDLLAEVDGTPSPHRTVGAVGVGNGGRPAGGDGGTAVVGPEGSVGYRRVPGAAVPPGVPRCA